In Cellulomonas sp. Y8, the genomic stretch TGTCGGTCTGAAGCCGGCTGGCTGCCCGCTCGGCCTCGTCGCGGGCGGCCTTCCGGATGCCGGCGACGTTGTCGGCGGGTACGGGTTCGGTGTCGTCGCGGATGTCCCATCGGTCGCGGTAGGCGACAACGGTGCGCATGTCGGTCTCCCAGGCTGCGCGCTCGGGCCCGGGGTGCTCAGGTCGCGGGTGCAGGTTCTCGGCCCAGGCCGGCGGGTGTTCGGCCACGCGGTCAACCAGCTGGTCGACGCGGCTCGCCATCTCGTCGACCTGTCGTGCAGCCCATCGCGCGACGTCAGCGTCGGCGATCTCGTGGCCGCCCGGGTCAGGTGCCGGGCTGACCCACGAGGGCAGCCGCGCGTCGCTCGGGGCGGGGAGTTCGGGGGCGCCGACGCGGTGCCACATGACGCGCGCGACGGACTGAGCGGTGTCGATCTCGCGCTCGGCGAAGCTGGAGCTGAGGAGGTGTTCGAGGTCTTGCCCGGTTCGTTCGTGAGCGGCGAGGACGTCGCGCAGCGTGGGCCAGGCGTCGTCCTCGAGCACGAGTTCGGCGGCGTAGTCGGGCAGCGCCGTGCGGACGACGTCGGCCATCCGGTCGTCGCGGCCGGGGTCGAGCACGCGGGCGAGGGCGTCTTCGTAGGCCGGGTGCGTGGTGGCAAGCGACACGACCCGCTCGGCCTCCGCTGCGGTGGTCGCGGTGGCCGAGGGGGTGTCGTCGGACGCGCCCATCGCCGATGCCATCGCCTCGCGTACCGCGCGGGGCGGGGCCCCGGGTGGGTGCGGGTCGACGTCGAGGAGGTCCTCGACGACGACGAAGGCCATGTTGGTGTGGGTGCCGCGGGTCATCGCCGGGTAGAGGCCGTCGCGGCCCATGCGTTCGGTGACCAGGGCGTACCCGGCGGTGACGGTCATGCCCTGGGTGCGGTTGACGGTCGAGGCGTAGGCGAGCTCGACGTGCTCTGCGACGTACGCCGCGGGGAGGTCGACCTGCGCGCCGTGGGCGATCGAGCGCGCGCGGAGCGACCCGTCGGGGTTGGTCGCCAGGACGGTCCAGGTGGCGCCGTTGCGCACGTAGTCGGTGCCGGTGCGCATCTTGAGGTCGGTGTCGTTGAGGCGGCTGACGATGTGGTCACCGACGCCGGCGGTGTTGTCGTCGTGCAGGCGGACGCCCTCGGGGGCGACCATGCCGGCGTCGACGAGGTCCTTGCGGGCACGGGCGGCCAGGGCGACGACGTCGGTGTTGGCCTGGGCGATCATGACGGCGTCGCGACCTGCGGTGTGGTCGGCCCACCAGTGCGCGTACATCTCCTCGGTCATCGCTTCGATGCTGCCGCCGCGCAGCCTGCCCTGTGGTGCGTAGAAGTCGTCGATGACGCTCAGGTCGCCGCTGCGCAGGCGGAGGGTGGCCTGTGCCTCGCCGGGGGTCTTGAAGCGGTGGACGTCGACGAGGTGCGCGCCGCCGACCTGCTCGTCGATGAGCCGCAGCGCGCCGCCGGCGCCGACGGCCTGGAGCTGTGCCCAGTCGCCGACGGCGCGCACGCTCGCGCCGTGCATCGCGGCGAGGCGCACCACGGCGTCCAGGTGCGGGGTCGCGGCCATGCCGGCTTCGTCGATCAGGACGATGGTCGAGGGCGTGAGCTCGCCGGCGGGCAGGTCGGCCGGGATGGGTCCGCGCAGCAGCTTGGCGTCGTCGGGGTCCAGGCCCTGGCGGGCGAGGAAGGCGTGGATCGAGTAGGCCTCGACGCCGATCTCCTTGCCCAGGAGCGCGGCGGCGTTGGCCGCCGGCGCGAGCGCGATCACGGTGCCGCCGGCGTCCTGGACCGTGCGGGTGAAGGCGCGCATGGCGGTGGTCTTGCCGGCGCCAGCGGGTCCGACCGCGACCTGCAGCAGCCGCCCGCCGGTCGCGAACTGGCGCACCAGCTCGGCCTGCCCAGGGTCCAAGGGCGCGCGTCCGAGGTCGGGCGAGGCCCCTGGGCCGGCCAGGTGCCGGGCGACGACGTCTTCGCCGATGACGAGTCCGCCGGGCCGGCGGGCTGCGGCGAGCAGCCGGTCCTCGGCGTCCAGGATCGGGTTGGCGGTGTACTTGGCGCCGGCGTGCTGGACGTAGACGCTGGTGGTGTCGACGCGCTGGAGTGCCGCGGGTACGGGGTTCGGTTCGGGTGGGGTGAGCCGGATCGAGGCGGCCAGGGTGCGGTCGGTCAGGACCTCGGCCAGTGCCTGCACGGACTCGGGCCCGACGTGGTCGACCCACTGCCGGGCTACGCGCTGGGACTCGGCGAGCACGTGGTTGTACTTCCAGGTCGCCCGGGTCGTCATCAGCTCGGTGAGGACCT encodes the following:
- the mobF gene encoding MobF family relaxase codes for the protein MTVHVLHAGDGYTYLTRQVATGDVPRQRGEDLSAYYTASGNPPGRWVGEGLDSLGVSGRVTEAQMKALFGEGRHPDADAIERALVAGGASVKDAMAATRLGRRFMLADRKDDDGFIKALRDEHAEFRARHDRDAEPGVERDGLRRSAAARFLTAKGEAATPAAVGKYLAARGGAERQPVAGYDLVFTPVKSVSVLWGLGDEHVRGQVLAAHEDAWRGALSWLESQAALTRVGAGGVAQVDTRGFAATTFDHFDSRSGDPNLHTHVAVSNKVLGLDGKWRSLDGRVIHALGVAASERYNTLVETGLRSRLGVRFVERSTGRAARRPVREIDGIPVELNTEFSRRRESIEATYKDLVADYRARHGHEPPRPVQHKLAQQATLTTRAGKETGVSQETRRAQWMPRAIAVLGSPEAVERTLAATQNRPAPPLEAMPPHAVLADQVLTELMTTRATWKYNHVLAESQRVARQWVDHVGPESVQALAEVLTDRTLAASIRLTPPEPNPVPAALQRVDTTSVYVQHAGAKYTANPILDAEDRLLAAARRPGGLVIGEDVVARHLAGPGASPDLGRAPLDPGQAELVRQFATGGRLLQVAVGPAGAGKTTAMRAFTRTVQDAGGTVIALAPAANAAALLGKEIGVEAYSIHAFLARQGLDPDDAKLLRGPIPADLPAGELTPSTIVLIDEAGMAATPHLDAVVRLAAMHGASVRAVGDWAQLQAVGAGGALRLIDEQVGGAHLVDVHRFKTPGEAQATLRLRSGDLSVIDDFYAPQGRLRGGSIEAMTEEMYAHWWADHTAGRDAVMIAQANTDVVALAARARKDLVDAGMVAPEGVRLHDDNTAGVGDHIVSRLNDTDLKMRTGTDYVRNGATWTVLATNPDGSLRARSIAHGAQVDLPAAYVAEHVELAYASTVNRTQGMTVTAGYALVTERMGRDGLYPAMTRGTHTNMAFVVVEDLLDVDPHPPGAPPRAVREAMASAMGASDDTPSATATTAAEAERVVSLATTHPAYEDALARVLDPGRDDRMADVVRTALPDYAAELVLEDDAWPTLRDVLAAHERTGQDLEHLLSSSFAEREIDTAQSVARVMWHRVGAPELPAPSDARLPSWVSPAPDPGGHEIADADVARWAARQVDEMASRVDQLVDRVAEHPPAWAENLHPRPEHPGPERAAWETDMRTVVAYRDRWDIRDDTEPVPADNVAGIRKAARDEAERAASRLQTDTPNPEAGVAAERTALAERSQAAVQEARRAAQQASEAADTPAHPGTTPTDERLDALRAARDRASTPELDDLRDRLRTLAPDTSPASGYEDIRALAARAQAAQADRQAHEQQQTADRARQAHVDRYERPVPPPARGPVQR